The following proteins are co-located in the Rippkaea orientalis PCC 8801 genome:
- a CDS encoding sulfotransferase family protein — MNINSKTLQYFFCIGCQKTGTTLLARVLDQHPKIACIWESYLLQPDSISCIANPESYNWKRHGFAEENVLKWYNILSSKPGIKDRILQYLTGRNYSIIRKFRQTASNVFSDFANRCGASVVGDKWPWYIDNIEIVLRAFPNAKFIYNVRDPRSHWNSAQRFRERKLGDAVVHEMLSKDKIISPYLNQPNFMTIRYEDLVINPADTCKKLYEFLGVNFSEMYLTYDPITDPYPDRWNWIPESKNTFNVYHTVKWKQQMEKHDIERINKLAHWFVEKYGYEL, encoded by the coding sequence ATGAATATTAACTCAAAAACCCTACAATATTTCTTCTGTATTGGCTGTCAAAAAACTGGCACTACTCTTTTAGCAAGAGTTTTGGATCAACATCCTAAGATTGCCTGTATATGGGAAAGCTATCTACTTCAACCAGATTCAATAAGTTGTATTGCTAACCCAGAGTCATACAATTGGAAGAGACACGGTTTTGCAGAAGAAAATGTACTAAAATGGTATAACATTTTATCTAGTAAACCAGGAATTAAAGATCGTATTCTTCAGTATTTAACAGGACGCAATTATTCAATAATTCGCAAGTTTCGTCAAACAGCATCAAATGTTTTCTCAGACTTTGCTAACCGATGCGGAGCATCAGTCGTTGGAGATAAATGGCCTTGGTATATTGATAATATTGAAATTGTACTAAGAGCATTTCCTAATGCAAAGTTTATCTATAATGTGCGAGATCCTAGAAGTCATTGGAACTCTGCACAGAGGTTTAGAGAAAGAAAATTAGGAGATGCAGTTGTTCATGAAATGTTAAGCAAGGACAAGATAATTTCTCCTTACTTGAATCAGCCTAACTTTATGACTATTCGTTACGAAGATTTGGTAATTAATCCAGCAGATACTTGTAAAAAACTTTATGAATTTTTGGGAGTTAATTTTTCAGAAATGTATCTAACCTATGATCCAATCACTGATCCTTATCCAGACAGATGGAACTGGATTCCTGAAAGCAAAAACACTTTCAATGTCTATCATACTGTTAAGTGGAAACAACAGATGGAAAAACATGATATTGAAAGAATTAACAAATTGGCTCATTGGTTTGTTGAAAAGTATGGATATGAATTATGA